The genomic segment AGCACCGTCAGCACGCGCTATGTTCGCGTAAACGTAGCGCCGGTCAGCGGCGGCGGCACCGCAACAATGGTCGGCGAGCTGGAAATATACGGCCCTTGACCGGCAATCGCGGTGCGCAACGCGCATGAAGCCGGCGGCCGGCCTTAGCCTCGTGCATGCGTAAAAAAGAAGAGAAGCCGGCGGGCTTCTCTTCTTTGCTGGAAATGGCTCTTTTTAAACTCGTTAACCCACGGATTGGATCGCATCATCCAACAATTCCTTTTCTGTCGAATGCCCTTCGGCGTCTGCCTTAGCGATTAAACTGGCCGTATCTACAACACGAGAAGCGTAACCCCATTCATTATCATACCAAACCAGCAGCCTTAACTCATTCTCATACGTTTGCAAACTCAATCCATCTATGATTGCAGAATGCGCATTGCCTATAAAATCCGCAGATACGAGCGGCAGATCGCTATATGCGAGAATGCCGCGGTGTTCTCCTTCGGCGGCTCGAGTGAGAATCTCGCGTATTTCCGATGGCTCTGCTTGTGTGCGCAGCTGCAGCACCACGTCCAGCAAGGATACGTCCTGCACCGGAACGCGAATGGATATTCCGTGTATCCGGTCGGCAAGATGCGGCAAAACGTTCTTTAACGCTTTGCCGACACCCGTGCTCGTAGGAATGATAGAACTCGTGCACGATCGCGCACGTCGTAAATCCTTATGCGAATTATCCATATGGTTCTGGTCGTTCGTATATGCATGAACGGTGGACATCCAACCTTTTTCGATGCCGAAGGCTTGATCAAGCACATGCAATACCGGCGCGAGGCAGTTTGTCGTGCAAGACGCGGCTGACAGGATACGATGACGCTTGGCATCATAGCTACGTTCATTTACGCCCATTAGCAAAGTGAAATCCGCATTTTCTGCCGGTGCCGTCAGCAAAACACGTTTTGCCCCCGCTGTCAGATGCTTGGACGCTTCGGTGCGGTTATTAAAGCGGCCAGTCGCATCAATGGCCAGACTTACGCCCAGTTCGTTCCAGGGCAGCTTTTCCGGATCTTTTTCGGAAATGATCGTGATTCTCAAGCCGTTGATCGTCAGCTCGCCATTTTTAACCTGGATGTCAGCATCCCATGTACCATGTACGGTATCGTACTTTAGCAGATGTGCCAACGTTTCAACTGATCCGATGGAATTGATCGCTGCAAGCTCCACATTTCGAGGAGATTGATTAATCAACCTTCGAATAACAAGTCTACCGATTCTTCCCGTTCCGCTAAGTCCAATTCTCAATTCGTTGCCCCCTTCCCTTATTAATGCATCATAAATATAACATAATTAATATATATGATGCATTATAAATTTATTTATGACGCATATAAATCTTCTTAATACACTGTTCCCCTCGTCTCTCGTTGCCGCAGCTTCCATGTTAACTTCTACGTTAACGATCTACGTCCACTATCCTCGAAAACGTTAAAAAACCACCTTCCGAAGAAGGTGGTTCTCTTTGCTGCGCTTTAGCCTGGCGACGTCCTACTCTCCCAGGACCCTGCGGTCCAAGTACCATCGGCGCTGGAGGGCTTAACGGTCGTGTTCGAGATGGGTACGCGTGGGACCCCTCCGCCATGACCACCAGACCTACTGTGCGGCGTTTGCCATACAGCTTTGCAGCTTTTCAGAGCTTGCGCCCTGAAAACCGGATGCGAAACGAACCTGCGCCTAGAAATTCTCTTGCCTGTGCGGCTTGCCGTTTGTTCCTCGGAAGGAACAGTAGGATAAGCCCTCGACCGATTAGTACTCGTCAGCTACACACATTACTGTGCTTCCACCCCGAGCCTATCAACCTCGTGTTCTCCAAGGGGTCTTACTAATTGGGAAATCTCATCTTGAGGCGGGCTTCGCGCTTAGATGCTTTCAGCGCTTATCCCTCCCGCACTTGGCTACCCAGCGATGCTCCTGGCGGAACAACTGGTACACCAGCGGTGCGTCCATCCCGGTCCTCTCGTACTAAGGACAGCCCCTCTCAAATTTCCTACGCCCGCGACAGATAGGGACCGAACTGTCTCACGACGTTCTGAACCCAGCTCGCGTACCGCTTTAATGGGCGAACAGCCCAACCCTTGGGACCTACTTCAGCCCCAGGATGCGATGAGCCGACATCGAGGTGCCAAACCTCCCCGTCGATGTGGACTCTTGGGGGAGATAAGCCTGTTATCCCCAGGGTAGCTTTTATCCGTTGAGCGATGGCCCTTCCATTCGGTACCACCGGATCACTAAGCCCGACTTTCGTCCCTGCTCGACTTGTAGGTCTCGCAGTCAAGCTCCCTTATGCCTTTGCACTCTTCGAATGATTTCCAACCATTCTGAGGGAACCTTGGGGCGCCTCCGTTACGCTTTAGGAGGCGACCGCCCCAGTCAAACTGTCCGCCTGACACGGTCCCTTCACCGGATTCACGGTGACAGGTTAGAACCTAGATACGATCAGGGTGGTATCCCAACGGCGCCTCCATTGAAGCTTGCGCTCCAACTTCTTAGGCTCCCACCTATCCTGTACAGACCGTACCCAAGTTCAATATCAAGCTACAGTAAAGCTCCATGGGGTCTTTCCGTCACGTCGCGGGTAACCTGCATCTTCACAGGTACTAAAATTTCACCGGATCTCTCGTTGAGACAGCGCCCAAGTCGTTACGCCATTCGTGCGGGTCAGAATTTACCTGACAAGGAATTTCGCTACCTTAGGACCGTTATAGTTACGGCCGCCGTTTACTGGGGCTTCGGTTCACAGCTTCGGGTTGCCCCTAACCGCTCCCCTTAACCTTCCAGCACCGGGCAGGCGTCAGCCCGTATACTTCGCCTTACGGCTTCGCACAGACCTGTGTTTTTGCTAAACAGTCGCTTGGGCCTATTCACTGCGGCCCCCTCGGGCTATTCACCCTACCGAGGCACCCCTTCTCCCGAAGTTACGGGGTCATTTTGCCGAGTTCCTTAACGAGAGTTCTTCCGCGCGCCTTAGAATTCTCTTCTCGCCTACCTGTGTCGGTTTGCGGTACGGGCACCTTCTCCTGGCTAGAGGCTTTTCTCGGCAGCGTGAGCACGGAACCTTCGGTACTGTAATTTTCCCTCCCCATCACAGCTCAAGGTTAAAGCATGCGGATTTGCCTACATGCACCCCTTACTGCTTGGACGAGCTATTCCATCAGCTCGCGTTCTTGCCCTCCTGCGTCCCCCCATCGCTCGTAACGGATTACGGTGGTACAGGAATTTCAACCTGTTGTCCTTCGACTACGCCTTTCGGCCTCGCCTTAGGTCCCGACTTACCCTGAGCGGACGAACCTTCCTCAGGAACCCTTAGGCTTTCGGCGGACAGGATTCTCACCTGTCTTTTCGTTACTCATACCGGCATTCTCACTTGAATGCAGTCCACCGGTCCTCTCGGTCCGACTTCAACCCGCATTCAACGCTCCCCTACCCAAGTCGTAGTCTTCACTTCACACTGGTGATGTGTTTAGCTGGGCGCATTTGGTCAGAATCTTTGAACAACCTTAGCGGTTGATTCTGACGAAATGTCCCGGCGTTCCACCAGAACAAAGTGAAGACTACGACATGCCATAGCTTCGGTGGTGTGTTTAGCCCCGTTACATTTTCGGCGCAGAGTCACTCGACCAGTGAGCTATTACGCACTCTTTAAATGGTGGCTGCTTCTAAGCCAACATCCTGGTTGTCTTCGCAACTCCACATCCTTTCCCACTTAACACACACTTGGGGACCTTAGCTGATGATCTGGGCTCTTTCCCTCTTGACGACGGATCTTAGCACTCGCCGTCTGACTCCCGAGCATACATCCATGGCATTCGGAGTTTGACTGGACTTGGTAACCCTTGGCGGGCCCCGCACCCAATCAGTGCTCTACCTCCATGATGCTAAATCTCGAGGCTAGCCCTAAAGCTATTTCGGGGAGAACCAGCTATCTCCGAGTTCGATTGGAATTTCTCCCCTACCCCCACGTCATCCCAGAGCTTTTCAACGCTCACGAGTTCGGGCCTCCAGTAAGTGTTACCTCACCTTCACCCTGCACAGGGGTAGATCACCCGGTTTCGGGTCTACGACTACGTACTAAAGCGCCCTATTCAGACTCGCTTTCGCTGCGGCTCCGTCTCTCCGACTTAACCTCGCACGTAAACGTAACTCGCCGGTTCATTCTACAAAAGGCACGCCATCACCCCTAGATCGGGCTCTGACTTCTTGTAAGCGCACGGTTTCAGGTTCTTTTTCACTCCGCTCCCGCGGTGCTTTTCACCTTTCCCTCACGGTACTGCTTCACTATCGGTCGCCAGGGAGTATTTAGCCTTGGCAGATGGTCCTGCCGGATTCCCACGGGGTTTCTCGTGTCCCGCGGTACTCGGGATCCGTCTCGGAGGGAACAGATTTTTGGCTACAGGGCTTTTACCTTCTATGCCGGGCCTTTCCAGACCTCTTCGCCTAACCTGCTCCTTTGTAACTCCATGTGAGACGTCCCACAACCCCTGAGAGCAAGCTCTCAGGTTTGGGCTAATCCGCTTTCGCTCGCCGCTACTGACGGAATCACTCTTGTTTTCTTCTCCTCCAGGTACTTAGATGTTTCAGTTCCCTGGGTGTGCCTCCTTATGAGCTATGTATTCACTCATAGGTGACTGGGCATGACCCCAGCCGGGTTTCCCCATTCGGACATCCCCGGATCAAAGCCTGCTTACGGCTCCCCGAGGCAATTTCGCTGTTCGCCGCGTCCTTCTTAGGCTCCTGGCGCCTAGGCATCCTCCGTGCGCCCTTAATAGCTTAACCTGTCGGCTAAACCACACAAGGCAATGTAGAGAATTTCTAATTTGCGCATTTTCGTTTCGCTATCCGGTTTTCAAGGTGCAAGCAAGTGATCGTAAGATCAGCTTGCCGAAGGATTTCTCCTTCAAAACTGAACTCGAGCGATTAAAACAACGGACTTCGTATTGCCCCGAAGGGCTCCTTAGAAAGGAGGTGATCCAGCCGCACCTTCCGATACGGCTACCTTGTTACGACTTCACCCCAATCATCTACCCCACCTTCGACGGCTGGCCCCCTTGCGGGTTACCCCACCGGCTTCGGGTGTTGTAAACTCTCGTGGTGTGACGGGCGGTGTGTACAAGACCCGGGAACGTATTCACCGCGGCATGCTGATCCGCGATTACTAGCAATTCCGACTTCATGCAGGCGAGTTGCAGCCTGCAATCCGAACTGAGACCGGCTTTGGTAGGATTGGCTCCGGATCGCTCCTTCGCAGCCCGTTGTACCGGCCATTGTAGTACGTGTGTAGCCCAGGTCATAAGGGGCATGATGATTTGACGTCATCCCCGCCTTCCTCCGGTTTGTCACCGGCAGTCGATCTAGAGTGCCCACCCAAAGTGCTGGCAACTAAATCCAAGGGTTGCGCTCGTTGCGGGACTTAACCCAACATCTCACGACACGAGCTGACGACAACCATGCACCACCTGTCTCCTCTGCCCCGAAGGGAAGGCCTATCTCTAGACCGGTCAGAGGGATGTCAAGACCTGGTAAGGTTCTTCGCGTTGCTTCGAATTAAACCACATACTCCACTGCTTGTGCGGGTCCCCGTCAATTCCTTTGAGTTTCAGTCTTGCGACCGTACTCCCCAGGCGGAGTGCTTAATGTGTTAACTTCGGCACCGAGGGGTGGACCCCCCCAACACCTAGCACTCATCGTTTACGGCGTGGACTACCAGGGTATCTAATCCTGTTTGCTCCCCACGCTTTCGCGCCTCAGCGTCAGTTACAGTCCAGAGAGCCGCCTTCGCCACTGGTGTTCCTCCACATCTCTACGCATTTCACCGCTACACGTGGAATTCCGCTCTCCTCTTCTGCACTCAAGTCTCCCAGTTTCCAGTGCATCACGGGGTTGAGCCCCGCACTTAGACACCAGACTTAAAAGACCGCCTGCGCGCGCTTTACGCCCAATAATTCCGGACAACGCTTGCCCCCTACGTATTACCGCGGCTGCTGGCACGTAGTTAGCCGGGGCTTTCTTCTCAGGTACCGTCATCGAATGTGCAGTTAACACATCCTTATTCTTCCCTGGCAACAGAGCTTTACGACCCGAAAGCCTTCCTCACTCACGCGGCGTTGCTCCATCAGGCTTGCGCCCATTGTGGAAGATTCCCTACTGCTGCCTCCCGTAGGAGTCTGGGCCGTGTCTCAGTCCCAGTGTGGCCGTTCACCCTCTCAGGTCGGCTACGCATCGTCGCCTTGGTGAGCCGTTACCCCACCAACTAGCTAATGCGCCGCAGGCCCATCCCAAAGCCACAGCTTGCACCGTGTTTCTCAGCAAGATGATGCCATCTCGCTGCCTATCCGGTCTTAGCATTCGTTTCCGAATGTTATCCCGGTCTTCAGGGCAGGTTGCCTACGTGTTACTCACCCGTCCGCCGCTAATCTCATCAGGAGCAAGCTCCATCAGAGATCCGCTCGACTTGCATGTATTAGGCACGCCGCCAGCGTTCGTCCTGAGCCAGGATCAAACTCTCCATAAAGGGTAGTTCAATATAGCTCATTTCATTGCTGGTATAACTTTTGCTTCCGCCCCGAAAGGCTTTAGCGTCCGTTTGTTTTAACGCTCGATGTTCAGTTTTCAAGGAGCAATCTCTATCAAGATCGTCATTCGTTTCTGCCTCGTTTTCCGAAGCAGGAATTACATCATATCAATTACACTCCAATCTCGCAACGATCAATTTTTTCCAATTGATCCGGGATGGGCGTGATCGCTATTCCCGAAAGCGAGTTGTCCGAACCGCATTATCGGCCGGATGAACATCATAGCATCTACACAAACTAAGCGCCACGTTCAAAATATGGTTCGAATTCCATCAAGCATCGAGACGAGGTCACATCGCATGGACAAACCGAACGCTTTACGGATTGCCGCCCTGGGGGGCGTACAGGAGATCGGCAAAAACATGTATATCGTACAATACGCCGACGATATCGTGGTTATCGATTGCGGCTCCAAATTTCCCGACGAAAGCCTGCTTGGCGTCGATCTCATTGTCCCGGACGTCAGCTATCTATCGGACCATATCGATAAAGTGCGAGCGTTGGTCGTCACACATGGACATGAGGACCATATCGGCGGCATCCCGTATCTATTGAAGCAGCTTCAAATACCCGTTTATGCGACGAAGCTTACGCTTGGGTTAATCGAAGTGAAATTAAAGGAACATAAGCTTATGGGCAGCTCTCGTCTTCATTGCATAGATGCCGGCTCGAATTTGGAATTCGAATCGATTACGATCGCTTTTTTTCAAACGAACCACAGCATTCCGGATTGCCTTGGCGTTGTTTTACGTACCCCGGAAGGAACGGTCGTACATACCGGAGACTTCAAGTTCGATATGTCCCCTGTCAATAAACAGTACCCCGACCTTCATCGCATGGCCGAAATCGGCAAAGAAGGCGTACTTGTCCTCTTATCCGAGAGCACGAATGCCGAACGCCCGGGATTTTCTGCCTCTGAAGCGCTTGTAGGCTTACAGATCGAAGAAATCTTCAAGCGCGCGGACAGACGTATATTCATTTCCACGTTCGCATCCAATGTGAATCGAATCCAACAAATCATCGATGCGGCGTTGCTTCATAATCGTAAAATCGTATTGCTGGGACGAAGCATGGTCACGGTTGTATCGGTATCTACAGAACTCGGCTATCTAAAAATTCCGGATGGCATGCTGATTCCGCCTGAAGAAGCGATGTCTCAGCCGCCCGAACGGACCGCCGTCATCTGCACGGGAAGCCAAGGCGAGCCGATGGCCGCTTTGGCCCGCCTTGCGAGTTCCAGTCATCGTCAAATGGCAATCTCCGCGGAGGATACGGTCATTATCGCGGCCAGCCCCATTCCAGGCAACGAACGGGACGTCACCCGCGTTGTGGACAATCTTTATGCGCTGGGTGCCCATGTCATTTACGGATCGCAAAACGGGCTGCATGTATCGGGCCACGGCTATCAGGACGAATTGAAGCTCATGTTGACGCTTATGAAGCCTCGCTACTTATTTCCCGTCCACGGCGAATACCGAATGCTTCACATGCACCGGAAACTGGCCGTTTCGGTCGGGATGGACCGAGACCGCGTCTTCATTGCCAACAACGGAGACGTCCTGGAGATCAAAGACGGCCATGCCGCGATTGCCGGCAAAATCCCTGCAGGACAAATTCTCGTCGATGGACTTGGCATCGGGGATATCGCACAAATCGTGCTTCGCGACCGTAAACAGCTATCCGCCGACGGGATCCTAATAGCCGTCATTACGCTCAGCAAAAACGATGGGCAGCTGTTATCCGAGCCGGATATCATATCGCGTGGGTTTGTCTATGTGAAGGACTCGGAGGCGCTTCTAAGACCCATCAGGCGGCTGGTCGAATCCACCGTCGATAAAATGAAAGAAGAAAAAGTATCGAAATGGAATGTCATGAAGACGACCCTCAAAGACGTCCTCGGCCGCTATCTATACGCGGAAACAAAGCGCAGGCCGATGATACTGCCGATTATTATCGAGGTGTAGCGCTCCGCGATGTCGGCTTAAGCGGGTACGAACTCATATTTATACGCCGCTCCACACCGCCGGATCATGATGAAAGGACGGCACTAGCTCCGGCCCCTGGTACGCGGAATATCCGCCATCGACATAAAGAACCGTTCCCGTAATATATTCCGCTTTGGAAGAGCAGAGAAACAGAACGGCGTCGGCGATATTCTGCGGCGTGCCCAGACGCGCCTGCGGCGTTCTTCGCACCATGTCGTCTTCCTTCAGAATGCCTGCGGTAAACGCCTGATTTAATCCATCCGTACGAATGTATCCCGGAGCGACGGCGTTCACCCGAATCCCGTCAAACGCCCATTCGCAGGCGAGCGTTCGGGTAAAGCTGTCTACGGCCGCTTTCGAAGAAGCATAGGGAAGACGCCGGCTCACCCCGCCCGTGCCAAGAATGGAGGAGATATTGACCACCGCGCCCTCCCGCTGCTTCAACAGCAATTTACCGGCTGCCCGCGCGCAAAGAAACATTGATTTAACGTTCGTGTCGTAGATGAAGTCCCATTCTTCTTCGGTAAAGCTAACCGTCGGTTTACGGATCGTCGTGCCGACATTGTTGACAAGGACGTCAAGCCGGCTATACGTCCGACGAATCTCAGCAAACAAGCGGTCTACATCCGCGACGGACGATACGTCCGTCCGCATGCTCATGGCCTTGCCACCCATGGCTTCAATCTCGCGCGCGACCGCTTCCGCGGCGCCGCCATCGATATCGGAGATTACGACGGATGCCCCTTCCTTGGCGAACGCGAACGCAATGGCCTTGCCGATTCCGTTGCCGGAACCGGTCACGAGTACGACTCGATCTGAAAACTCCACCTTCATCATCCTTTCGGCGCAATTGACGATTTCTTCATGTTCGGAGGAAAAACCGCGTGCTTGAGCCCCCATCGACGGTCAACACTTGCCCGGTGACAAAATTCGAATCCGAGGATGCGAAAAACGCGACGACTTTGGCCACATCTTCCGGATAGCCGATCCGGCCGAGCGGGATCTGTTCGCCGATGGCTGCCGGATCGTGTCCCGGTTTGCCGTGAAATTTCTCCACGTCCGTGGCGCCTGGCGCGATCGCATTGACCTGAATGTTGTATTGCGCGAGGTCGAGCGCCAACTGGCGGGTCATGGCATTGATCCCGCCCTTGGAAGCGGCATAAGCCGAATACTTCGGCATCGTCGTGTTCGCATGAACGGAGCTGATGAAAATGATCTTGCCCGCGCCTTTCTTTACCATGTCTCTCGCGCAGGCTTGCGCGCAAAAGAAGCCGCCCTTCAGGTTGGTGTCCAGCACTTCGTCCCAACGTTCTTCGGTGACCTCAAAAAAATCGTACGTCGGATCGACGGCGGAGTTGTTGACCAGAATATCGATGCCGCCCCATTGCTCGCGTATGGCCACCATCATATCGCCGATCTGCTTGACGTCGGAGAGGTCCGCGCGATGGAGCAGCGCTTTTCCGCCCGATGAACGGATTGTCTCCGCCGTTTCGATGGCCTGCCGCTCGCTGCTGCGATAATGGACGACGACATCGGCGCCTTCCTTGGCCAATTCGAGCGCGATTCCCCGTCCGATGCCTCTGCCCGCTCCCGTGACGAGCGCGGTTTTACCTTCCAGTTTCATTGATAACCGCCTCTTTCTTATTCCGTCGATTCATGAACCGTCACGTAAGTCTTGCCCCACTCCCGAATGCGCTGGTCGTAAACGGTGTTGGCGCCTTCCTGCGGATGCGTGGGCCAAACCGTAAATATAACGAGTTCCTCCGTATCGCTCGTATTGGCGATAGCGTGGTAGGATCCTCCGGGAATAAACGCAACGTCGCCGGGAAGCAGATCATGCTCCTGCCCGTCCAGACGCACCATGCCTTGGCCTTTTATTACCAGGTAAAATTCGTCATACTCGGTCGGGTGATTGTGGTCGGCATGCCTGGCTCCGGGCGCCACGATTCCCATATTGATCTGGGTGTTATGCGTATCCGAATTCGTTCGGTCAATCAGCATTTTGGACGAGTACGTTTCGTCGACATACAACGTTTTTACTTCGGATGCGCGGATCACGTTCGCTTTGCGCATGAGACAATCACTCCTTAGTCGTTGTTGGTTACTATCAGTGCGTTACTGAATCTTGTTGACAATGGAAGGAACGGGCCTGCCTTCCAGGCAATCCATGATGCGCATGGCAAGCAGGTCTCTTAACCGGTTCTCGGATTGCTCGGAATACCAGGCCGCATGCCCGGTGACGATCGCCTTCGGATGATTTAGCAAAGGGTGATCCTGCTGCGGCGGCTCCGTCTCCATCACGTCCAGCGCTGCAAAGGACACGGCGCCTTCGTCCAGCGCGGCGAGCAAATCGCGTTCGTCTACGATCGGTCCCCGCGAAACGTTGACGATAGCAGGCCGCTTCCGCATACGGTTAAACGTCTCGGCGCGGAACAGATGCCGGGTCTGTTCCGTCAGCGGACAATGGATCGTAACGATATCGGACAGTTCAAGCAGCCGATCGAAATCCGTCATCTCCGCGTTCGGCGGCAGTTCCGCATGAGCGAGATAGGGATCGTGAATAAGGATTCTGCAGCCGAAGGGAGCCATCATTCCGATCACTTTCATGCCGATCCGCCCCGTTCCGACAACGCCCAGTGTAATTTCTTTGATCGCGCGAATCGGTTTAAGCGCTTGCACTTTGCCCCAGTCTCCTTGTTTTGGCAATGACGAGGCGATCGGCAACTTTCGGTTCACCGCAAAAATGAAGCTGACCGCATGCTCGGCGACTTCGTCGATGCAATAATCGGGAACGTTAATGACGGGTATTCGCCGTCTGGTTGCGGCTTCGAGATTGATATTGTCGACGCCGACGCCGTAGCGTCCGATCACCTTTAATCGCGGCAGACGGTCCAATAACGAATCCGTTACCTGTTCCAGATTGACGATCAACCCATCGACATCCTTTAGCGAAGCCGCAAGCGCCATCGGATCGACGCATTCGTAATAGGCGGCTTGATAACCGGCCGGCTCGAAAAGCTGCAGCTCCCTGCGGTCGCCGAAAATGCCCGCACCCAATATCGCAAGCTTTCTCACTCGCTCCTCTCCTTCCTTCATGCAAAATAAATATACAACACATATTTTTTGTATACAATATTTTTATTTTGTATTCACGTTAACTGTATTGAATTCATACAACCAAACAAAGTACAATCGTTTTAAGAAGTAATTCCAGGCGGGAGAGGGTTGGGGAAATGAATAAACTGGACGATCCGCTTGCGCGTTCGCTTCAGGCGAAGGAAATCGTGAAGCGGCTGCGGACCGATATTATTCTCGGCGAGTATAAGTCAGGATCCCGTTTGATCGAGGCCAAAGTCGCCGATCGACTCGGCTGCAGCCGGGCCCCGATTCGAACGGCTTTTCAATTGCTTTCGCAAGAAGGTCTGGTGCTGAATCTGTCGAACGGCGGTACCGAGGTCATCGGCTTCACGTCCAAGCAAGCGCATGATTTGTTCGATCTGCGCCTGCTGCTGGAGCAAAAAGCGCTCGAGCAAATATTGGCGAACCGTTCATTCCATTTCCGCCCCCTTTTCGAAGCGATGGAGGATCTCGAGCAACGTCTGTCCGACTCGGAGAATAGGCCTTCGAGCGCGGACACCTCCGTTCTCGACATCCAGTTCCA from the Cohnella hashimotonis genome contains:
- a CDS encoding SDR family NAD(P)-dependent oxidoreductase, coding for MKLEGKTALVTGAGRGIGRGIALELAKEGADVVVHYRSSERQAIETAETIRSSGGKALLHRADLSDVKQIGDMMVAIREQWGGIDILVNNSAVDPTYDFFEVTEERWDEVLDTNLKGGFFCAQACARDMVKKGAGKIIFISSVHANTTMPKYSAYAASKGGINAMTRQLALDLAQYNIQVNAIAPGATDVEKFHGKPGHDPAAIGEQIPLGRIGYPEDVAKVVAFFASSDSNFVTGQVLTVDGGSSTRFFLRT
- a CDS encoding C-terminal binding protein; amino-acid sequence: MRKLAILGAGIFGDRRELQLFEPAGYQAAYYECVDPMALAASLKDVDGLIVNLEQVTDSLLDRLPRLKVIGRYGVGVDNINLEAATRRRIPVINVPDYCIDEVAEHAVSFIFAVNRKLPIASSLPKQGDWGKVQALKPIRAIKEITLGVVGTGRIGMKVIGMMAPFGCRILIHDPYLAHAELPPNAEMTDFDRLLELSDIVTIHCPLTEQTRHLFRAETFNRMRKRPAIVNVSRGPIVDERDLLAALDEGAVSFAALDVMETEPPQQDHPLLNHPKAIVTGHAAWYSEQSENRLRDLLAMRIMDCLEGRPVPSIVNKIQ
- a CDS encoding GntR family transcriptional regulator; protein product: MNKLDDPLARSLQAKEIVKRLRTDIILGEYKSGSRLIEAKVADRLGCSRAPIRTAFQLLSQEGLVLNLSNGGTEVIGFTSKQAHDLFDLRLLLEQKALEQILANRSFHFRPLFEAMEDLEQRLSDSENRPSSADTSVLDIQFHRSLMTMAQNSPLLAAWHTMANVLQAILEITNMTSATYRQFYESHRRLADLVIQRSPEALDELTRHIANAKAIIIARLEQNMKP
- a CDS encoding ribonuclease J is translated as MDKPNALRIAALGGVQEIGKNMYIVQYADDIVVIDCGSKFPDESLLGVDLIVPDVSYLSDHIDKVRALVVTHGHEDHIGGIPYLLKQLQIPVYATKLTLGLIEVKLKEHKLMGSSRLHCIDAGSNLEFESITIAFFQTNHSIPDCLGVVLRTPEGTVVHTGDFKFDMSPVNKQYPDLHRMAEIGKEGVLVLLSESTNAERPGFSASEALVGLQIEEIFKRADRRIFISTFASNVNRIQQIIDAALLHNRKIVLLGRSMVTVVSVSTELGYLKIPDGMLIPPEEAMSQPPERTAVICTGSQGEPMAALARLASSSHRQMAISAEDTVIIAASPIPGNERDVTRVVDNLYALGAHVIYGSQNGLHVSGHGYQDELKLMLTLMKPRYLFPVHGEYRMLHMHRKLAVSVGMDRDRVFIANNGDVLEIKDGHAAIAGKIPAGQILVDGLGIGDIAQIVLRDRKQLSADGILIAVITLSKNDGQLLSEPDIISRGFVYVKDSEALLRPIRRLVESTVDKMKEEKVSKWNVMKTTLKDVLGRYLYAETKRRPMILPIIIEV
- a CDS encoding cupin domain-containing protein, with product MRKANVIRASEVKTLYVDETYSSKMLIDRTNSDTHNTQINMGIVAPGARHADHNHPTEYDEFYLVIKGQGMVRLDGQEHDLLPGDVAFIPGGSYHAIANTSDTEELVIFTVWPTHPQEGANTVYDQRIREWGKTYVTVHESTE
- the gap gene encoding type I glyceraldehyde-3-phosphate dehydrogenase, which translates into the protein MRIGLSGTGRIGRLVIRRLINQSPRNVELAAINSIGSVETLAHLLKYDTVHGTWDADIQVKNGELTINGLRITIISEKDPEKLPWNELGVSLAIDATGRFNNRTEASKHLTAGAKRVLLTAPAENADFTLLMGVNERSYDAKRHRILSAASCTTNCLAPVLHVLDQAFGIEKGWMSTVHAYTNDQNHMDNSHKDLRRARSCTSSIIPTSTGVGKALKNVLPHLADRIHGISIRVPVQDVSLLDVVLQLRTQAEPSEIREILTRAAEGEHRGILAYSDLPLVSADFIGNAHSAIIDGLSLQTYENELRLLVWYDNEWGYASRVVDTASLIAKADAEGHSTEKELLDDAIQSVG
- a CDS encoding SDR family NAD(P)-dependent oxidoreductase: MEFSDRVVLVTGSGNGIGKAIAFAFAKEGASVVISDIDGGAAEAVAREIEAMGGKAMSMRTDVSSVADVDRLFAEIRRTYSRLDVLVNNVGTTIRKPTVSFTEEEWDFIYDTNVKSMFLCARAAGKLLLKQREGAVVNISSILGTGGVSRRLPYASSKAAVDSFTRTLACEWAFDGIRVNAVAPGYIRTDGLNQAFTAGILKEDDMVRRTPQARLGTPQNIADAVLFLCSSKAEYITGTVLYVDGGYSAYQGPELVPSFHHDPAVWSGV